A single genomic interval of Numenius arquata chromosome 14, bNumArq3.hap1.1, whole genome shotgun sequence harbors:
- the LOC141471644 gene encoding ATP-sensitive inward rectifier potassium channel 12, which produces MTAGRVNPYSIVSSEEDGLRLTTMPGINGFGNGKIHTRRKCRNRFVKKNGQCNVEFTNMDDKPQRYIADMFTTCVDIRWRYMLLLFSLAFLVSWLLFGLIFWLIALIHGDLENPGGDDTFKPCVLQVNGFVAAFLFSIETQTTIGYGFRCVTEECPLAVFMVVVQSIVGCIIDSFMIGAIMAKMARPKKRAQTLLFSHNAVVAMRDGKLCLMWRVGNLRKSHIVEAHVRAQLIKPRITEEGEYIPLDQIDIDVGFDKGLDRIFLVSPITILHEINEDSPLFGISRQDLETDDFEIVVILEGMVEATAMTTQARSSYLASEILWGHRFEPVLFEEKNQYKVDYSHFHKTYEVPSTPRCSAKDLVENKFLLPSTNSFCYENELAFMSRDEEEEDDDSRGLEDLSPDNRHEFDRLQATIALDQRSYRRESEI; this is translated from the coding sequence ATGACTGCAGGCAGAGTCAACCCTTACAGCATCGTGTCCTCCGAGGAAGACGGGCTGAGGTTGACCACCATGCCAGGTATCAACGGCTTTGGCAATGGGAAAATCCACACCAGGAGGAAATGCAGGAACAGATTTGTAAAGAAGAACGGTCAGTGCAACGTGGAGTTCACCAACATGGATGACAAGCCACAGAGGTACATTGCAGACATGTTCACCACTTGCGTTGACATACGCTGGAGGTATATGCTCTTGCTCTTTTCTCTGGCATTTCTGGTGTCCTGGTTATTGTTTGGGCTGATTTTCTGGCTAATTGCACTCATTCATGGAGATCTAGAAAACCCAGGTGGAGACGATACCTTCAAGCCTTGCGTTCTTCAGGTCAATGGCTTTGTGGCTGCTTTTCTGTTCTCCATTGAGACCCAAACGACTATTGGTTACGGCTTCCGCTGTGTGACAGAGGAGTGTCCGCTTGCGGTCTTCATGGTGGTGGTTCAGTCCATCGTGGGGTGTATAATTGACTCTTTCATGATTGGTGCAATAATGGCAAAGATGGCCAGGCCCAAAAAACGGGCCCAGACATTACTTTTCAGCCATAATGCAGTAGTGGCAATGAGAGATGGAAAACTCTGCCTGATGTGGagagttgggaacctccggaaaAGCCACATAGTAGAAGCCCACGTACGAGCGCAGCTAATTAAGCCCAGGATCACAGAAGAAGGGGAGTACATACCGCTCGACCAAATAGACATTGACGTGGGGTTTGACAAAGGCTTGGACCGTATCTTCTTGGTGTCTCCCATCACCATTCTCCACGAGATCAACGAAGACAGCCCCTTGTTCGGGATCAGCCGCCAGGACTTGGAGACAGATGACTTTGAGATCGTGGTCATCCTGGAAGGCATGGTAGAAGCCACGGCTATGACAACGCAAGCTCGGAGCTCCTACCTGGCCAGCGAGATCCTCTGGGGCCACCGCTTCGAGCCTGTCTTGTTTGAGGAGAAAAACCAGTATAAAGTAGACTATTCCCACTTCCACAAAACCTACGAGGTCCCATCCACCCCCCGTTGCAGCGCCAAGGACTTGGTGGAGAACAAATTCCTGCTGCCCAGCACCAACTCCTTCTGCTACGAGAACGAGCTGGCCTTCATGAGCCGCGACGAGGAAGAGGAAGACGACGACAGCCGGGGTTTGGAGGACCTGAGCCCGGACAACAGGCACGAGTTTGATAGGCTTCAAGCCACAATAGCGTTGGATCAGCGGTCGTACAGGAGGGAGTCAGAAATATGA